One Orrella dioscoreae genomic window carries:
- a CDS encoding ABC transporter permease, with product MRKRSSLRIMRSVIYALALREMLGRFGRNRLGVVWVLAEPLAHVLGMILVMSLLRNRALPGFDYPVFMLVGVAPFLLIKNTALRMMEGASANKGLFAYRQVTLMDTFIARTIVETVLSATVFTLILAGMLWLGFDIELARPLEWLGFIALGLAFGFSLGGLLAALAYALPEAKLAIRLVFLPLYFLSGVILPPWHFPPDTRAIMLWNPFVHLLELIRGAFFPFYPKMQGISASYVASITLVFAFASLALYRALRRRMTAL from the coding sequence ATGCGAAAACGGTCTTCGTTGCGCATCATGCGCTCGGTGATCTATGCGCTCGCGCTGCGCGAGATGCTTGGCCGCTTCGGCCGCAACCGGCTGGGCGTGGTCTGGGTGCTCGCCGAGCCCCTGGCGCATGTGCTGGGGATGATCCTGGTGATGTCGCTGCTGCGCAACCGGGCGCTGCCCGGCTTCGACTATCCCGTGTTCATGCTGGTGGGCGTCGCGCCCTTCCTGCTCATCAAGAACACAGCCCTGCGCATGATGGAAGGCGCCAGCGCCAACAAGGGACTGTTCGCCTATCGGCAGGTCACGTTGATGGACACCTTCATTGCCCGGACCATCGTGGAGACCGTGCTGTCGGCGACGGTCTTCACGCTGATCCTGGCAGGCATGCTCTGGCTGGGTTTCGACATCGAACTGGCCAGGCCGCTGGAATGGCTGGGCTTCATCGCGCTGGGCCTGGCCTTCGGTTTCTCGCTGGGCGGCCTGCTCGCGGCGCTGGCCTATGCGCTGCCCGAGGCCAAGCTGGCCATCCGGCTGGTCTTCCTGCCGCTCTATTTCCTGTCGGGCGTCATCCTGCCGCCCTGGCATTTCCCGCCCGACACGCGCGCCATCATGCTCTGGAATCCGTTCGTGCACTTGCTGGAACTGATCCGCGGCGCGTTCTTTCCCTTCTATCCCAAGATGCAGGGCATCTCCGCGAGCTACGTGGCAAGCATCACCCTCGTGTTCGCCTTCGCATCGCTAGCGCTCTACCGGGCGCTGCGCCGGCGCATGACCGCCCTATGA
- a CDS encoding ABC transporter ATP-binding protein, whose product MIALENVTKSYRTPRGRRYVFRDLSLTVPPGKSIGLIGPNGAGKSTLMRLIGGMDQPDSGRVRTDGSSISWPVGLSGSFQGSMSGRDNVKFVCRVYGQSGAEMRRKVEFVEDFAAIGTSFDEPVNTYSSGMRSRLSFGLSMAFDFDYYLIDEVMSVGDASFRRKAADAFAERVERSKVILVTHNMNEVERLCNVVLLVQKGEVTLFDDVKTGIETYMKL is encoded by the coding sequence ATGATCGCGCTGGAAAACGTCACCAAGTCCTATCGCACCCCGCGGGGGCGCCGCTATGTCTTCCGCGACCTCAGCCTGACCGTTCCGCCCGGCAAGAGCATCGGGCTGATCGGTCCCAACGGCGCGGGCAAGAGCACGCTCATGCGGCTCATCGGCGGCATGGACCAGCCGGACTCCGGCCGCGTGCGCACCGACGGCTCCTCCATCTCATGGCCCGTCGGCCTGAGCGGCAGCTTCCAGGGCAGCATGAGCGGGCGCGACAACGTCAAGTTCGTCTGCCGGGTCTACGGACAATCCGGCGCCGAGATGCGCCGCAAGGTCGAGTTCGTCGAGGACTTCGCCGCCATCGGCACGTCCTTCGACGAGCCCGTCAACACCTATTCGTCGGGCATGCGCTCGCGCCTCTCGTTCGGCCTGAGCATGGCCTTCGACTTCGACTACTACCTGATCGACGAAGTGATGTCGGTGGGCGACGCCAGCTTCCGGCGCAAGGCCGCCGATGCCTTCGCCGAGCGCGTCGAGCGCTCGAAGGTCATCCTCGTCACCCACAACATGAACGAGGTCGAGCGGCTCTGCAACGTGGTGCTGCTGGTCCAGAAAGGCGAAGTCACGCTCTTCGACGACGTCAAGACCGGCATCGAAACCTACATGAAACTCTAG
- the wecB gene encoding non-hydrolyzing UDP-N-acetylglucosamine 2-epimerase: MKILTIFGTRPEAIKMAPLAQALRDHPDFNAKVCVTAQHRQMLDQVLELFQLQPDYDLDIMKPGQNLYDITANILTRMQAVLEEFSPDYVLVHGDTSTTLTAALAAFYAKVPVGHVEAGLRTHDIWSPWPEEANRQLTSVLTSLHFAPTRQSAANLLEQGIPESRVFVTGNTVIDALAKVKHQIESTPSLSQELAQRFPFLGEGMRMVLITGHRRENFGRGFENICQAIADLARRNPDVRFVYPVHLNPNVREPVQRILTDIDNVHLIEPQEYLPFVWLMIHSTLILTDSGGIQEEAPSIGKPVLVMRDNTERPEAVEAGTVRMVGTETRDIVQGVQTLLDDEVQYNKMAFAHNPYGDGTASKQIVDILLAQKGG, translated from the coding sequence ATGAAGATTCTGACCATATTTGGCACCCGACCCGAAGCCATCAAGATGGCCCCCCTGGCCCAGGCGCTGCGGGATCATCCCGACTTCAATGCCAAGGTGTGCGTGACCGCGCAACACCGCCAGATGCTCGACCAGGTGCTCGAACTATTCCAGCTCCAGCCCGACTATGACCTCGACATCATGAAGCCGGGGCAGAACCTGTACGACATCACCGCCAACATACTGACCCGCATGCAGGCGGTTCTGGAGGAATTCTCTCCCGATTACGTCCTGGTCCACGGCGACACGTCCACCACGCTGACCGCCGCACTGGCGGCGTTCTATGCCAAGGTGCCCGTGGGCCACGTCGAGGCTGGCCTGCGCACGCACGACATCTGGTCGCCCTGGCCTGAAGAGGCCAACCGCCAACTGACCTCCGTACTGACTTCGCTGCACTTCGCGCCCACCCGGCAGTCGGCCGCCAACCTGCTGGAGCAGGGCATCCCCGAGTCGCGCGTGTTCGTCACCGGCAATACCGTCATCGACGCCCTGGCCAAGGTCAAGCACCAGATCGAGTCGACCCCAAGCCTGAGCCAGGAACTCGCCCAACGGTTCCCCTTCCTGGGTGAAGGCATGCGCATGGTCCTGATCACCGGCCACCGGCGCGAGAATTTCGGACGCGGCTTCGAGAACATTTGCCAGGCCATCGCGGACCTCGCGCGCCGCAATCCGGACGTGCGCTTCGTCTATCCGGTGCACCTCAACCCCAACGTGCGCGAGCCCGTGCAGCGCATCCTGACCGACATCGACAATGTGCACCTGATCGAACCGCAGGAATACCTGCCGTTCGTCTGGTTGATGATCCACAGCACCCTGATCCTGACCGACTCCGGCGGCATCCAGGAGGAAGCCCCCTCCATCGGAAAGCCGGTGCTGGTCATGCGCGACAACACCGAACGTCCCGAGGCCGTCGAGGCGGGGACGGTGCGCATGGTGGGCACAGAGACCCGGGACATCGTCCAGGGCGTCCAGACCCTGTTGGACGACGAGGTGCAATACAACAAGATGGCGTTTGCGCACAACCCCTATGGCGACGGCACGGCGAGCAAGCAGATCGTCGACATCCTGCTGGCGCAGAAGGGCGGTTGA
- a CDS encoding glycosyltransferase family 4 protein, producing the protein MHIPLLSRLLRRSKGDSPFELRLVASATPHVPNADTLEVSPFVPLSETSAWTRFEVPAHAFCHVSGRLAGRKLADARAAMLRVRFLDAEATPLQYQETDDLSYNAKHGLHCYPAAGAEKLPHGFGRGFHAPEAARYIEIQLHWPQGRAGSAFVSKRVDVQVWARPAMAVRTTPAARHADLAKAQEDLRVPQGDATPIPITRRSNWASMPVVAGRQYVISLRMEHYAACLPDSIVGRFAFFDAQGDAIPGRRTGFSHSDRAGLYRYVNADSLSDGLVAEFFTAPPGATRLDFTMQAWRHDAALPVMWPFVLLTPLASRPAQGRAASAPPPATDEPLAAAQASTPAPRQADAAPAHAPLQAPMPVAAEPLRIEGDSDESRTASYLRAHALLGSKEAMARLEQSGLSAADQAVVLTQAARSLAEASPAEALVLARRAHACYQTPTRQKWLAFLLYDHGDVEEAYALLKTVPAKLLSKASEQTKAKRIARAAAQARQARAATLAAPPVAAAPSTPPPDAADAPPPGGPLATGFPPLPPADPGPSAPPYQGCPAIPVPVQGKKAGNDRIALDDKGTPLHFPWEDGASYSLSGHIFCDEAGTKAPALLRFDMESPLDPDALKVACGLSHSPSIGLYLYLRPAKGSTQFSVLFKIPRHSKLLGVHIRRWDKSNAATVAGTLTLHALGRDLLLDDAASARIGEAFQAGGAQAAQHVIDAQFPLPQARADAYEHLAALALAESYAGSQETVRQAHSLDPSVARTKRLAGFATEHGMSRLVAELAGSLARRQCLSPQEEIWHRRALSQRSLLETLTSFVPERAQPRHTVHPGKSLYVAYFSLPHHSNGYATRTHGLLSALQRSDREYIVATRPGYPFDGKSKHPSLPYDQIDEVIYRRLSGPDIIKQGVEDYLQSAAAAIEAVALSHGVSVIHCASNWRIGLPSLMAARRLGLPFVYEVRGLWELTKASKTTRYDWKETDQYRLDSEAERLLFQHADHVMPITDRLGQEVVKSGARADQITVCPNSIDVSLFNDRPADKGLRLRLGLKYPITIGFVGSFAYYEGLDDLVQACRHLVLQGYRFNVLLVGDGDALATVRDMVAEYRLEDYFHLTGRIPFEDVPAYYSLIDICPFPRKPFEVCEIVSPLKPFEAMAMKKAVVASDVAALTEIVQHGHTGLLFEKGNPKDLAARLKELIKDGLLRRNLGAQAQAWVTAERTWTKAAEVLNDVHWKVAGHKAAPKA; encoded by the coding sequence ATGCATATCCCCCTGTTGTCCCGGCTCCTGCGACGCTCCAAAGGCGATTCGCCCTTCGAACTCAGGCTCGTCGCCTCGGCGACGCCGCACGTTCCCAACGCGGACACGCTCGAGGTCTCGCCTTTCGTTCCGCTGAGCGAGACCTCGGCGTGGACCCGCTTCGAAGTGCCTGCCCATGCCTTTTGCCATGTCTCGGGGCGACTGGCGGGCCGCAAGCTGGCCGATGCACGCGCGGCGATGCTGCGCGTACGGTTCCTGGACGCGGAGGCGACCCCACTGCAGTACCAGGAAACGGACGATCTTTCATACAACGCCAAGCATGGCCTGCATTGCTACCCGGCGGCAGGCGCCGAGAAACTGCCGCACGGCTTCGGACGCGGGTTCCACGCGCCCGAGGCCGCCCGCTATATCGAGATCCAGCTCCACTGGCCGCAAGGCCGGGCGGGCTCCGCCTTCGTTTCCAAGCGGGTAGACGTCCAGGTATGGGCGCGTCCGGCCATGGCGGTGCGCACGACACCCGCCGCGCGCCACGCGGACCTCGCCAAGGCGCAAGAGGACCTGCGCGTGCCGCAAGGCGATGCCACGCCCATCCCCATCACGCGGCGCAGCAATTGGGCGTCGATGCCTGTGGTGGCAGGACGCCAGTACGTGATATCGCTGCGGATGGAGCACTACGCGGCGTGCCTGCCTGACAGCATCGTTGGGCGCTTCGCCTTCTTCGACGCGCAAGGCGACGCCATCCCCGGCCGCCGCACCGGGTTCTCCCATTCCGACCGCGCCGGCCTTTACCGCTATGTCAACGCAGACTCGCTCAGCGACGGCCTGGTCGCCGAATTCTTCACGGCGCCCCCAGGCGCGACCCGGTTGGACTTCACCATGCAGGCATGGCGCCACGACGCCGCGCTGCCCGTGATGTGGCCATTCGTGCTGCTCACGCCGCTGGCATCGCGTCCGGCGCAAGGCAGGGCGGCATCCGCCCCTCCTCCCGCCACGGACGAACCGCTAGCCGCAGCGCAAGCCAGCACGCCAGCGCCCCGGCAGGCCGACGCCGCCCCGGCGCACGCGCCCCTTCAGGCGCCCATGCCCGTCGCAGCGGAGCCCTTACGGATCGAGGGCGACAGCGATGAATCGCGCACGGCAAGCTACCTGCGTGCGCATGCCCTGCTGGGCAGCAAGGAAGCGATGGCAAGGCTCGAGCAAAGCGGCCTGAGCGCGGCCGACCAAGCTGTCGTCCTCACGCAGGCCGCCCGAAGCCTGGCCGAGGCATCGCCCGCCGAGGCGCTGGTGCTCGCGCGCCGTGCGCATGCCTGCTACCAGACGCCCACACGGCAGAAGTGGCTTGCCTTCCTCCTCTATGACCACGGGGACGTCGAAGAGGCCTATGCGCTGCTCAAGACTGTTCCCGCCAAGCTGCTCAGCAAAGCCTCGGAACAGACGAAGGCCAAGCGCATCGCACGCGCCGCGGCCCAAGCACGGCAGGCGCGCGCGGCCACACTCGCCGCGCCGCCAGTCGCGGCCGCGCCGTCCACGCCGCCCCCCGACGCGGCGGATGCTCCGCCACCGGGCGGCCCACTCGCGACGGGCTTTCCCCCCCTGCCCCCGGCCGACCCCGGTCCCTCCGCGCCGCCGTACCAAGGGTGCCCGGCCATCCCCGTGCCGGTGCAGGGCAAGAAGGCCGGCAACGACCGCATCGCACTGGACGACAAGGGCACGCCCCTGCACTTCCCCTGGGAGGATGGCGCCTCCTATAGCCTGAGCGGCCACATCTTCTGCGACGAGGCGGGCACCAAGGCCCCCGCGTTGCTGCGGTTCGACATGGAATCGCCACTGGACCCCGATGCCCTGAAGGTCGCCTGCGGCCTGTCGCACTCTCCCAGCATCGGCCTCTACCTGTACCTGCGGCCGGCCAAGGGCAGCACCCAATTCAGCGTCCTGTTCAAGATCCCCCGCCACAGCAAGCTGCTGGGCGTGCATATCCGGCGCTGGGACAAGAGCAATGCTGCCACGGTGGCCGGCACGCTCACGCTGCATGCCCTGGGTCGCGACCTCCTGCTCGACGATGCCGCGTCGGCCCGCATCGGTGAAGCGTTCCAGGCTGGCGGCGCGCAGGCTGCGCAACACGTCATCGATGCACAGTTCCCCCTGCCACAGGCGCGGGCGGACGCCTACGAGCATCTCGCCGCGCTGGCCCTGGCGGAGTCGTACGCCGGCAGCCAGGAAACCGTGCGGCAGGCTCATTCGCTCGACCCCAGCGTCGCCAGGACCAAGCGGCTGGCCGGCTTCGCGACCGAACACGGCATGTCCCGCCTGGTGGCCGAACTGGCAGGATCGCTCGCAAGACGCCAGTGCCTCAGCCCGCAGGAAGAGATCTGGCATCGCCGGGCCCTGTCGCAGCGCAGCCTCCTGGAAACGCTCACGTCGTTCGTCCCCGAGCGGGCGCAACCCCGACACACCGTGCATCCCGGCAAGAGCCTGTACGTGGCCTACTTCAGCCTGCCCCACCACAGCAACGGCTACGCCACGCGTACGCACGGCCTGCTGAGCGCGCTGCAGCGCAGCGACAGGGAATACATCGTCGCCACCCGCCCCGGCTATCCCTTCGACGGCAAGTCCAAGCACCCCTCACTGCCCTACGACCAGATCGACGAGGTGATCTACCGCCGTCTGTCCGGCCCCGACATCATCAAGCAGGGGGTGGAAGACTATCTGCAATCGGCCGCCGCCGCCATCGAGGCCGTCGCCCTCAGCCACGGCGTCAGTGTCATCCACTGCGCCTCGAACTGGCGCATCGGGCTGCCGTCGCTGATGGCCGCCCGGCGCCTGGGCCTGCCCTTCGTCTATGAGGTGCGCGGCCTGTGGGAACTGACCAAGGCGTCCAAGACGACGCGCTACGACTGGAAGGAAACGGACCAGTACCGGCTGGACAGCGAAGCCGAGCGCCTGCTGTTCCAGCATGCCGACCACGTCATGCCCATCACGGACCGGCTGGGCCAGGAGGTGGTCAAGAGCGGCGCGCGCGCGGACCAGATCACCGTTTGCCCAAACTCGATCGACGTGTCGCTGTTCAACGATCGTCCGGCAGACAAGGGGCTGCGGCTTCGCCTTGGCCTCAAGTATCCGATCACGATCGGCTTCGTGGGCTCATTCGCGTACTACGAAGGCCTGGACGACCTGGTGCAGGCTTGCCGGCACCTGGTGCTGCAAGGCTATCGATTCAATGTCCTGCTGGTGGGCGATGGCGACGCCTTGGCCACGGTCAGGGACATGGTGGCCGAGTACCGGCTGGAAGATTATTTCCATCTCACGGGCCGCATCCCCTTCGAAGACGTCCCTGCCTATTACTCCCTGATCGACATCTGCCCCTTCCCCCGCAAGCCTTTCGAGGTCTGCGAGATCGTCTCCCCCCTCAAGCCCTTCGAGGCCATGGCCATGAAGAAGGCGGTGGTTGCCTCCGATGTGGCGGCGCTGACCGAGATCGTCCAGCACGGCCATACCGGCCTCCTGTTCGAAAAGGGCAACCCCAAGGACCTCGCCGCCAGACTCAAGGAACTGATCAAGGATGGCCTGCTGCGCCGCAACCTGGGCGCCCAGGCGCAGGCCTGGGTGACGGCGGAACGGACCTGGACGAAAGCCGCGGAAGTGCTCAACGACGTCCATTGGAAAGTTGCCGGCCACAAAGCTGCACCGAAAGCATGA
- a CDS encoding glycosyltransferase produces MKIPPIPPVRLAVYGDLNLNYVDGSAIWAVSLVEALAGLPNVQVSFFLKAVVTKTEVIRPILDLPNVQVIPPDPTGEKVLSPPAALAAIRSHEGARPYTAVVLRGFALCRQAAREPALAGRLWTYLTDIPHQADALGASDRQEIRGIIQASRHVLCQTQQFADYFTSIFPESRGKLHLLPPMIPTQDTNPAGEPARPDAVFRICYAGKFAPLWASREMLATFKDIQQRHGKYVALHVFGDKIHNPPEDPLFKPDVLAGLKKTPGVVWHGRSTRVEVLRQLPGMSLGWAWRPAALEDHTLELSTKFLEYGISGLPVLLNANPVVRGVLGDDYPLFARTEAQARARLADAMCDASLLAEAGARCKAVAGRYTIAAIRRDYLAPLLMPTSLALEAPLPKPGKPRLLVAGHDLKFADTLLGRLASRYEITRNYWWGHSHHDVHLSATSHDDADVVFCEWCLPNAVWHTTQPQRQKPVVIRFHRQELYTEHPRRLNMAHVRRMIFVGEETRRAAIETFQWQAHADKLVVIPNYVDTAAFDLPKTPDASFNLGIAGVVPSMKRLDLALDVLEAVRHADPRFRLFIKGRRPQEYPWFRQGRQGETVYYTQLLARIADTPGLRDAVVFDGWGTDMGAWYQKIGAILSVSDYESFHLAVAEGAASGAIPIVRNWEGADEIYPSQWICRDVQEMAGRILAQARDPDIAAQRTQVRQHIQRTFDISHVEAQYDRILAAL; encoded by the coding sequence ATGAAGATTCCCCCTATCCCCCCCGTACGCCTCGCTGTCTATGGCGATCTGAACCTCAACTATGTCGATGGCTCCGCGATCTGGGCCGTCTCGCTGGTGGAGGCACTGGCCGGCCTGCCGAACGTGCAGGTATCGTTCTTCCTGAAGGCTGTCGTCACCAAGACCGAGGTGATCCGCCCGATCCTGGACCTGCCCAACGTGCAGGTCATACCGCCCGACCCCACCGGTGAAAAGGTCCTGTCGCCGCCGGCCGCGCTGGCCGCCATCCGTTCCCACGAAGGCGCCCGGCCCTACACGGCGGTGGTGCTGCGGGGGTTCGCGCTGTGCAGGCAGGCTGCGCGAGAACCCGCGCTGGCTGGCAGGCTCTGGACCTACCTGACCGACATCCCCCACCAGGCTGATGCGCTGGGCGCCTCGGACCGGCAGGAAATACGGGGCATCATCCAGGCTTCCCGCCATGTCCTGTGCCAGACGCAGCAGTTCGCCGACTACTTCACCAGCATCTTTCCCGAAAGCCGCGGGAAGCTGCACCTGCTGCCCCCCATGATCCCCACCCAGGACACGAATCCTGCCGGCGAGCCAGCCCGGCCCGACGCTGTGTTCCGGATCTGCTATGCGGGCAAGTTCGCGCCGCTGTGGGCAAGCCGCGAGATGCTGGCCACGTTCAAGGATATCCAGCAGCGGCATGGCAAGTACGTGGCGCTGCACGTGTTCGGCGACAAGATCCACAATCCGCCCGAGGATCCTCTCTTCAAGCCGGACGTCCTGGCGGGCCTGAAGAAGACGCCCGGCGTCGTCTGGCACGGCCGCAGCACGCGCGTCGAGGTGTTGCGCCAGTTGCCCGGCATGAGCCTGGGCTGGGCCTGGCGGCCCGCGGCGCTGGAAGACCACACGCTGGAGCTGTCCACCAAGTTCCTGGAATACGGCATCAGCGGCCTTCCCGTCCTGCTCAACGCCAATCCCGTGGTGCGTGGCGTCCTGGGGGACGACTACCCACTGTTCGCACGCACCGAGGCGCAGGCCCGGGCACGCCTGGCGGACGCCATGTGCGATGCGTCGCTCCTGGCGGAGGCTGGCGCCCGCTGCAAGGCGGTTGCCGGCCGCTACACCATTGCCGCGATACGGCGTGACTATCTTGCCCCGCTGCTCATGCCAACCAGCCTCGCACTTGAGGCGCCCCTCCCCAAGCCAGGCAAGCCCCGCCTGCTGGTGGCCGGCCATGACCTCAAGTTCGCCGACACGCTGCTCGGACGCCTCGCGTCACGCTACGAGATCACGCGCAACTACTGGTGGGGCCATTCCCACCACGATGTGCACCTTTCCGCCACGTCCCACGATGACGCCGATGTGGTGTTCTGCGAATGGTGCCTGCCCAATGCCGTCTGGCACACGACCCAGCCGCAGCGCCAGAAGCCCGTGGTCATCCGCTTCCACCGGCAGGAGCTGTATACCGAGCACCCCCGGAGACTGAACATGGCGCACGTGCGGCGCATGATCTTCGTCGGCGAGGAGACGCGGCGCGCGGCCATCGAAACGTTCCAATGGCAGGCGCATGCCGACAAACTGGTCGTGATTCCCAACTACGTGGACACGGCAGCTTTCGACCTTCCCAAGACGCCCGACGCAAGCTTCAACCTCGGCATCGCCGGCGTGGTTCCCAGCATGAAACGGCTGGACCTGGCGCTGGACGTGCTGGAGGCCGTCAGGCATGCCGACCCCCGCTTCCGCCTGTTCATCAAGGGACGCCGTCCCCAGGAATATCCCTGGTTCCGGCAGGGCCGGCAGGGCGAGACCGTGTACTACACCCAGTTGCTGGCGCGTATCGCGGACACGCCTGGCCTGCGCGACGCGGTCGTCTTCGACGGCTGGGGCACGGACATGGGCGCCTGGTACCAGAAGATCGGCGCCATCCTCTCGGTCAGCGACTACGAGTCCTTCCACCTGGCGGTTGCGGAAGGCGCCGCATCGGGCGCAATTCCCATCGTGCGCAATTGGGAAGGGGCGGATGAAATCTATCCCTCGCAATGGATATGCCGGGACGTACAGGAAATGGCCGGCCGGATCCTGGCGCAGGCCCGCGACCCGGATATCGCCGCGCAGAGAACCCAGGTCCGGCAGCACATCCAACGCACGTTCGATATCAGCCACGTCGAAGCACAATACGACCGCATCCTGGCCGCGCTGTAG
- a CDS encoding adenine nucleotide alpha hydrolase family protein gives MENDNREDTAGFFVASSWNAAQRRNRFSGMAFTDEAIIIGAAGYEAYSAQVDHSLRDIEEGRYSAIQYRGDVMLARTDALGQDALYYYHRGGDWAVSNSFLLLARHLRAHHVTLSPDYDTLRLPFITHSVARQLVSNHTAFKEIHVLPADRCLQVDLRAHPAQVSLLPCGDLSNAGRVSREDYAETLADYAANAASRARALLMHFPHESRCDITGGLDSRVVLALLATTGLDLSTLHFQSNPRHAADYAVATHLGEHLGFKIGNQRPALERTTPDNAYALWKYGNLGIYYPLYAAIGRAPQRALQFHGACGECYRDYYEGSARSLARDMARRFPAKGAGQLFGERLAQALDTLGLGMDAPDALMAHYRHFRSRFHFGRSTFRNLNALLVTPLASPALIRAARHLSPRQRARSQLALDILLATRPALAGLPFDAPGKSFAAETFSDSPFRRGPPDLGARLRDLRVYGEPGHHAPAAPGRPAGEQGTFKDQLLFDLLEKSEAAYATGLFEPLHATRAARAVVNGQIPTQDAMAAVHMLTVGEIVSLAAHPPPTPGPAAPPALQLRAWQLDGQVSVQADTQDAACPGGAEYAFYLENDGGREAVRWYASSSHATFDLAEPGQPRPLQIRGFVRDRAAHQNRQSRSVPVKRFT, from the coding sequence ATGGAAAACGACAACCGGGAGGACACCGCGGGCTTCTTCGTGGCGTCGTCATGGAACGCCGCCCAGCGCCGCAACCGCTTCTCCGGCATGGCCTTCACGGATGAGGCCATCATCATCGGCGCCGCGGGCTACGAGGCCTACAGCGCGCAGGTCGACCACTCGCTGCGCGACATCGAAGAAGGCCGCTACAGCGCGATCCAGTACCGTGGGGACGTCATGCTGGCACGCACCGACGCGCTGGGCCAGGACGCCCTCTACTACTACCATCGCGGTGGCGACTGGGCGGTGTCCAACTCGTTCCTCCTTCTTGCGCGCCACCTGCGTGCGCACCACGTCACCCTTTCGCCCGACTACGACACGCTGCGCCTGCCCTTCATCACGCACAGCGTGGCCCGGCAGCTGGTCTCCAACCACACGGCCTTCAAGGAAATCCACGTCCTGCCCGCGGACCGGTGCTTGCAGGTAGACCTGCGTGCGCATCCCGCCCAGGTATCGCTGCTGCCCTGCGGTGACCTGTCCAACGCGGGGCGGGTCTCGCGCGAGGACTACGCCGAGACGCTTGCCGACTACGCCGCGAACGCCGCCTCGCGCGCGCGGGCGCTGCTCATGCATTTCCCGCACGAGAGCCGCTGCGACATCACCGGCGGGCTGGACTCGCGCGTCGTGCTCGCGTTGCTGGCCACGACCGGCCTGGACCTGTCCACGCTCCACTTCCAGTCCAATCCCCGCCACGCGGCGGACTACGCCGTGGCCACGCACCTGGGAGAACACCTCGGGTTCAAGATAGGCAACCAGCGCCCGGCACTGGAACGCACCACTCCGGACAACGCCTACGCGCTGTGGAAGTACGGCAACCTGGGAATCTACTATCCCCTGTATGCCGCGATCGGCCGCGCGCCGCAGCGCGCCCTGCAATTCCACGGCGCCTGCGGCGAGTGCTACCGCGACTATTACGAAGGCAGCGCCAGGTCATTGGCGCGCGACATGGCCAGGCGCTTTCCCGCCAAGGGCGCCGGCCAGCTCTTCGGGGAACGGCTGGCGCAGGCGCTGGACACGCTGGGCTTGGGCATGGACGCACCGGATGCTCTCATGGCCCATTACCGGCATTTCCGTTCCCGGTTCCATTTCGGACGCAGCACCTTCCGCAACCTGAACGCCCTGCTCGTCACCCCGCTGGCTTCCCCGGCCCTGATCCGGGCAGCCCGACACCTGTCGCCCCGGCAGCGCGCACGGTCGCAGCTGGCCCTGGATATCCTGCTGGCGACCCGGCCAGCGCTGGCCGGCCTGCCCTTCGACGCGCCAGGCAAATCCTTCGCCGCCGAAACGTTCAGCGACTCGCCGTTTCGCCGAGGGCCTCCCGACCTGGGCGCCCGGCTACGGGACTTGCGGGTGTATGGCGAGCCAGGCCACCATGCGCCCGCCGCGCCCGGGAGGCCTGCCGGCGAGCAAGGCACGTTCAAGGACCAGCTCCTGTTCGACCTCCTGGAGAAATCCGAGGCGGCCTATGCAACGGGCCTGTTCGAGCCCCTCCACGCCACGCGGGCTGCACGCGCAGTCGTCAATGGCCAGATCCCGACGCAAGATGCGATGGCCGCCGTCCACATGCTCACCGTGGGAGAGATTGTCTCGCTGGCGGCACATCCTCCGCCAACACCAGGCCCCGCCGCCCCCCCTGCCCTGCAACTGCGGGCCTGGCAGTTGGACGGACAGGTGAGCGTGCAGGCAGATACGCAGGACGCAGCCTGCCCGGGCGGCGCGGAATACGCCTTCTACCTGGAGAACGACGGCGGGCGCGAGGCGGTGCGTTGGTATGCCTCCTCCTCCCACGCCACATTTGACCTGGCGGAACCCGGCCAGCCCCGCCCGTTGCAGATACGCGGCTTCGTCCGCGACCGGGCCGCACACCAGAACCGGCAGTCGCGCAGCGTGCCGGTCAAGCGATTCACCTGA